The Altererythrobacter sp. CAU 1644 genome has a window encoding:
- a CDS encoding WS/DGAT/MGAT family O-acyltransferase gives MRQLQGMDASFVAMETRNSPMHIGSILIYNPETAPGSFVRFKDILNFFESRMQLSKTIRQRLVRVPFDLDYPYWIEDPDFDLEYHIRHISLPKPGDWRQLCIQAARIFARPLDLNRPPWEFTVVEGLDNIPGVAKGSFAMVTKVHHAAIDGMSGIDLMEATHTLKPDDPPPPGPDKWKPERIPNPVELLGKSYFNAVTNPLKQLEVAAKAAPGLAKTIKGLISKEFNLSGEMVAPKTRFNKVVSPHRVVEGRSFKLDDIKAIRALVPGCKVNDVFLAIVGGSMRKYLLAKKDLPKKTLTAMAPISVRSGEEKGDMGNQVAAMIAPLGTHIDDPAERLAYVHSRTTNSKAMTDALGARNMTEISKVSPALFMALGAQLYTRLGLANRGVGPVFSTVVTNVPGPPIPIYSTGARLESMMGLLCLTDGLGLGHVVQSYCDEATISFTACRELLPDPDFYIECIEESFAELLAAAKALDGKAPAKPKAKPAAKKKAASKPKAKAPAKKAATAKAKAPAKKAAATKAKTATKPKTAAKPKTTAKAKAPAKPAPKPRGKPTPKPKAVAKPKSAAKPKAAKKPAAKPKKIAKKTT, from the coding sequence ATGCGCCAACTGCAGGGCATGGACGCCAGCTTCGTTGCGATGGAAACGCGCAACTCGCCGATGCACATCGGCTCGATCCTGATCTACAATCCCGAGACCGCGCCCGGCAGTTTCGTCCGCTTCAAGGACATCCTCAATTTCTTCGAGAGCCGCATGCAGCTCTCCAAGACGATCCGACAGCGGCTGGTGCGCGTCCCCTTCGATCTCGATTATCCCTACTGGATCGAAGACCCCGATTTCGACCTGGAATATCACATCCGGCATATCTCGCTGCCCAAGCCCGGCGACTGGCGGCAGCTCTGCATCCAGGCCGCGCGCATCTTTGCCCGTCCGCTCGATCTCAACCGCCCGCCGTGGGAATTCACCGTCGTCGAAGGGCTCGACAATATTCCCGGTGTGGCCAAGGGCAGCTTTGCCATGGTCACCAAGGTGCACCACGCGGCAATCGACGGGATGAGCGGGATCGACCTGATGGAGGCGACGCATACGCTCAAGCCCGACGATCCGCCCCCGCCCGGCCCCGACAAGTGGAAGCCGGAAAGGATCCCCAATCCGGTCGAATTGCTGGGCAAGAGCTATTTCAACGCGGTCACCAACCCACTCAAGCAGCTCGAAGTCGCGGCCAAGGCGGCGCCCGGGCTCGCCAAGACGATCAAGGGGCTGATCTCGAAGGAGTTCAACCTCTCCGGCGAAATGGTCGCCCCCAAGACGCGCTTCAACAAGGTGGTTTCCCCGCATCGCGTGGTCGAGGGCCGCAGCTTCAAGCTTGACGACATCAAGGCGATCCGGGCGCTGGTTCCTGGCTGCAAGGTCAACGATGTCTTCCTCGCCATCGTCGGTGGCTCGATGCGCAAATACCTGCTGGCGAAGAAGGACCTGCCCAAGAAGACCCTCACCGCGATGGCGCCGATCTCGGTCCGTTCGGGCGAGGAGAAGGGCGACATGGGCAACCAGGTCGCGGCCATGATCGCGCCGCTCGGCACGCATATCGACGATCCGGCCGAACGGCTTGCATATGTCCATTCGCGCACAACCAATTCCAAGGCGATGACCGACGCGCTGGGCGCGCGCAACATGACCGAGATCAGCAAGGTCAGCCCCGCGCTGTTCATGGCGCTGGGTGCGCAGCTCTACACTCGCCTCGGACTTGCCAATCGCGGCGTCGGACCGGTGTTCTCGACCGTGGTCACCAACGTCCCCGGCCCGCCGATCCCGATCTATTCGACCGGCGCCCGGCTAGAGAGCATGATGGGGCTGCTGTGCCTGACCGACGGGCTCGGCCTCGGCCATGTCGTGCAGAGTTATTGCGACGAGGCGACGATCAGCTTCACCGCCTGCCGCGAACTGCTGCCAGATCCGGATTTCTACATCGAGTGCATCGAGGAAAGCTTCGCGGAACTGCTGGCTGCGGCGAAGGCGCTCGACGGCAAGGCTCCGGCCAAGCCGAAGGCCAAACCGGCAGCCAAGAAGAAGGCGGCCTCCAAGCCCAAGGCCAAGGCTCCAGCCAAGAAGGCTGCGACCGCGAAGGCGAAGGCGCCAGCCAAGAAGGCGGCGGCGACCAAAGCCAAGACCGCCACCAAACCTAAGACCGCAGCGAAGCCCAAGACTACCGCGAAGGCCAAGGCACCGGCAAAACCG
- a CDS encoding NAD(P)/FAD-dependent oxidoreductase, giving the protein MTEPYDAIILGAGAAGLMGAARAGQRGKRVLVLEKSEKPGKKILISGGGRCNFTNIHAGPANYISANPHFAKSALARYTPRDFLELVEGYGIAWHEKTLGQLFCDGSAQQITDMLLAECAQGAVEVRCNADVTAVEHDAGRFAVMASGQPIIATSLVIATGGPSIPKMGATGYAYELARQFGLKVVEPRPALVPLTLGGEEVLFREISGVSAPVIATANKTSFAEAALFTHRGLSGPAILQVSSYWRPGDPVEIDFLPDGGEGWLLEKKRENPRATLKSLLREALPDRLADILVEKIGLETELGNAPDKALRAAEQRLSRWSFHPNGSEGFAKAEVTMGGISTAELSSKTMESKRIPGLYAIGEAVDVTGWLGGYNFQWAWASGVAAGDAL; this is encoded by the coding sequence GTGACTGAACCTTACGACGCGATAATCCTAGGCGCAGGCGCCGCCGGCCTGATGGGCGCGGCGCGCGCCGGGCAGCGCGGCAAACGTGTGCTGGTGCTCGAGAAAAGCGAGAAGCCCGGCAAGAAAATCCTGATTTCGGGCGGCGGGCGCTGCAACTTCACCAATATCCACGCCGGTCCGGCAAACTACATCTCGGCCAATCCGCATTTCGCCAAGAGCGCGCTGGCACGCTACACCCCGCGCGATTTCCTCGAACTGGTCGAAGGCTACGGCATCGCCTGGCACGAAAAGACGCTCGGCCAATTGTTCTGCGATGGCTCCGCCCAGCAAATCACGGACATGCTGCTGGCCGAATGCGCCCAAGGCGCTGTGGAAGTGCGCTGCAATGCCGATGTGACCGCCGTCGAACATGATGCGGGCCGCTTTGCAGTCATGGCAAGCGGCCAGCCCATTATCGCCACCAGTCTCGTGATCGCCACCGGCGGGCCTTCCATCCCGAAGATGGGCGCGACCGGATACGCCTATGAGCTGGCGCGCCAGTTCGGCCTTAAGGTGGTCGAGCCGCGCCCCGCTCTCGTCCCGCTGACGCTGGGCGGCGAGGAAGTGCTGTTCCGCGAGATCTCGGGCGTTTCCGCACCCGTCATCGCGACCGCGAACAAGACCAGTTTCGCCGAGGCGGCGCTGTTCACCCATCGCGGGCTGTCCGGCCCGGCGATCCTGCAGGTCAGCAGCTACTGGCGCCCCGGCGACCCGGTCGAGATCGATTTCCTGCCCGATGGCGGTGAGGGCTGGCTGCTCGAAAAGAAGCGCGAAAATCCGCGCGCGACGCTCAAATCGCTGCTGCGCGAGGCTCTGCCGGACCGCTTGGCGGACATTCTTGTCGAAAAGATCGGCCTCGAAACCGAACTGGGCAACGCGCCCGACAAGGCCCTGCGTGCCGCCGAACAGCGCCTGTCGCGCTGGAGCTTCCACCCCAATGGCAGCGAGGGCTTCGCCAAGGCCGAGGTGACGATGGGCGGCATCTCGACCGCCGAACTCAGTTCCAAGACCATGGAATCGAAGCGAATTCCCGGCCTCTACGCGATCGGTGAGGCGGTCGACGTAACCGGCTGGCTGGGCGGCTATAACTTCCAGTGGGCATGGGCGAGCGGTGTGGCTGCAGGCGACGCGCTCTAG